A single region of the Arthrobacter sp. zg-Y820 genome encodes:
- a CDS encoding ABC transporter ATP-binding protein yields the protein MSGPGRLAHGGPRAAGGAAPAAKPLNFRASVRRIVALTAPDRLRVALVLVAAVVSVALAVSAPRILGEATNVIFDGVIGAGLQPGISKEDQVQALRSAGQDQLATMLAAMDVVPGAGLDFGRLGVLVLGVLGIYLASFAFGWLQARVTARVVQNAMYRLRRDVDGKLFRLPMSHFQRESRGDVLSRVTNDIDNLAQTLSQTLTQIITSVLTIVGVLGMMLWLSPLLALIAVITVPVSAVVTVFIARRSQAQFMQQWKSTGEVNGYIEEMFSAQDVVKAFGQQERVVEGFRPANDTLYRSSFKAQFVSGIIMPTMQFISNLNYVAVAVVGGLLVANGRLSIGGVQAFIQYSRQFSQPLGQLGSLINMLQSGVASAERVFELLDDREQPPDPAEPQVLTAVKGRVAFEDVDFSYSPDAPLIRGLSFIAEPGQTVAIVGPTGAGKTTLVNLLMRFYDADAGRITIDGVDTARMRRDDVRKLIGMVLQDAWLFEGTVRENLAYGAPDATEEQIVEAARATHVDHFVRSLPDGYDTVLGYDGGTLSQGQRQLITITRAWLADPAILVLDEATSSVDTRTEISIRLAMNALREARTSFVIAHRLSTIRDADVILVVRHGEIVEQGTHEALLAAEGFYSELYRSQFSEPAAAAEGTGDGPAPGP from the coding sequence GTGAGCGGCCCCGGAAGGCTTGCACACGGCGGACCCCGTGCCGCGGGAGGTGCCGCTCCCGCCGCGAAGCCGCTGAACTTCCGGGCCAGTGTCCGGCGGATCGTGGCGCTGACTGCCCCGGACCGGCTGCGGGTGGCACTGGTGCTGGTGGCCGCCGTCGTCTCGGTGGCGCTCGCGGTCAGCGCACCGCGGATCCTGGGGGAAGCGACCAACGTCATTTTCGACGGCGTGATCGGAGCGGGGCTGCAGCCGGGGATCAGCAAGGAGGACCAGGTGCAGGCCCTGCGCAGTGCCGGACAGGACCAGCTCGCAACCATGCTGGCCGCGATGGACGTGGTGCCCGGTGCCGGGCTGGACTTCGGCCGGCTCGGAGTGCTGGTGCTGGGGGTGCTGGGGATCTACCTTGCCTCGTTCGCCTTCGGCTGGCTGCAGGCGCGGGTCACGGCGCGGGTGGTGCAGAACGCCATGTACCGGCTGCGCCGGGACGTGGACGGCAAGCTCTTCCGGCTGCCCATGTCCCACTTCCAGCGGGAATCCCGGGGGGACGTGCTGAGCCGGGTCACCAATGACATCGACAACCTGGCGCAGACGCTCTCCCAGACCCTGACCCAGATCATCACCTCGGTGCTGACCATCGTGGGGGTGCTGGGCATGATGCTCTGGCTGTCCCCGCTGCTGGCCCTGATCGCCGTGATCACTGTCCCCGTCTCCGCCGTCGTCACCGTCTTCATTGCCCGGCGCTCGCAGGCGCAGTTCATGCAGCAGTGGAAGTCCACGGGGGAGGTGAACGGCTACATCGAGGAAATGTTCAGCGCCCAGGACGTGGTGAAGGCCTTCGGGCAGCAGGAGCGGGTGGTGGAGGGGTTCCGGCCGGCCAACGACACCCTCTACCGCTCCTCCTTCAAGGCACAGTTCGTGTCCGGCATCATCATGCCCACCATGCAGTTCATCTCCAACCTCAACTATGTGGCGGTGGCAGTGGTCGGCGGGCTCCTGGTGGCCAACGGGCGCCTCTCCATCGGGGGAGTGCAGGCCTTCATCCAGTACAGCCGCCAGTTCTCCCAGCCGCTGGGGCAGCTCGGTTCGCTGATCAACATGCTGCAGTCCGGCGTCGCCTCAGCCGAACGTGTGTTCGAACTGCTTGATGACCGGGAGCAGCCCCCGGATCCCGCGGAGCCGCAGGTGCTGACAGCGGTCAAGGGACGCGTGGCCTTTGAGGACGTGGACTTCAGCTACTCCCCGGACGCACCGCTCATACGCGGCCTGTCCTTCATCGCGGAACCGGGGCAGACGGTGGCGATTGTCGGTCCCACGGGGGCGGGGAAGACCACGCTGGTGAACCTCCTGATGCGCTTTTACGACGCGGACGCCGGACGGATCACCATTGACGGGGTGGACACCGCCCGGATGCGGCGCGACGACGTGCGGAAACTGATCGGCATGGTGCTCCAGGACGCGTGGCTGTTCGAGGGGACCGTTCGGGAGAACCTTGCCTACGGCGCGCCGGACGCCACTGAGGAACAAATCGTGGAGGCAGCGCGGGCAACGCACGTGGACCACTTCGTGCGCTCGCTGCCGGATGGCTACGACACGGTCCTGGGGTACGACGGCGGAACGCTGAGCCAGGGGCAGCGGCAGCTGATCACGATCACCCGGGCCTGGCTGGCGGACCCGGCCATCCTGGTCCTGGATGAAGCGACCAGCTCGGTGGATACCCGGACGGAGATCTCCATCCGCCTGGCCATGAACGCACTGCGGGAGGCCCGGACCAGCTTTGTGATCGCCCACCGGCTCTCGACCATCCGGGATGCTGACGTCATCCTGGTGGTGCGGCACGGGGAGATCGTGGAGCAGGGGACCCATGAGGCGCTGCTGGCCGCCGAAGGGTTCTACTCCGAGCTGTACCGCTCCCAGTTCTCCGAGCCGGCGGCGGCAGCGGAAGGAACCGGCGACGGGCCGGCCCCCGGGCCGTGA
- a CDS encoding ABC transporter ATP-binding protein, with product MLLRLVRQNLAPYKGAVAAVVILQFLSTAATLYLPTLNAGIIDRGVVRADTGVILDIGGWMLAITAGQVLCAVTATYFAARVAMSVGRNIRDDLFTTVESFSSREVGVFGAPSLITRTTNDVQQVQMALLMTFTVMVSAPIMGVGGVVLALNQDVPLSGVLLLILPVLFAVIGLVLRRLIPLFRRAQKQIDRVNSVLREQIMGVAVIRAFVRERTEEARFDAANRDLTGTQLRTAQYMALLFPAAMLVANLASVAVVWFGAYRIDAGQMQIGALTAFLAYIMQILMAVMMSMFMIMMLPRAAVCAERICEVLDTESTVHDAEGAPPLVYDGGTLAFDDVGYTYPGAEAPVLSGISFTAESGQTTAIIGSTGAGKSTLLNLVPRLLDATSGGISIDGQDIEEVTLHSLRSGIGLVPQRAYLFAGTIGSNLRFGKPEATDAELWEALEIAQADDFVRAAEGALEHRVEQGGGNFSGGQRQRLAIARALVVQPSIYLFDDSFSALDFATDARLRAALKQRTRSSTVLIVAQRVNTITDAARIVVLEEGRVAGQGTHAELMAASPTYREIVESQLTAEEVQ from the coding sequence GTGCTCCTACGGCTCGTCCGGCAGAACCTGGCACCCTACAAGGGAGCCGTTGCCGCCGTCGTCATCCTGCAGTTCTTGTCCACCGCCGCCACGCTGTACCTGCCCACCCTGAACGCCGGCATCATCGACCGCGGCGTGGTCCGGGCCGACACCGGCGTGATCCTGGACATTGGCGGCTGGATGCTCGCCATTACTGCCGGCCAGGTCCTTTGCGCGGTTACGGCCACCTACTTCGCCGCCCGGGTGGCGATGAGCGTGGGCCGGAACATCCGCGATGACCTCTTCACGACGGTGGAGTCCTTCTCCTCGCGGGAAGTCGGAGTCTTCGGCGCCCCCTCGCTGATCACCCGCACCACCAACGACGTGCAGCAGGTGCAGATGGCCCTGCTGATGACGTTCACCGTCATGGTCTCGGCGCCGATCATGGGTGTGGGCGGGGTGGTGCTGGCGTTGAACCAGGATGTGCCGCTGTCGGGGGTCCTGCTGCTGATCCTGCCGGTCCTGTTCGCCGTGATCGGGCTGGTGCTGCGCCGGCTGATCCCGCTGTTCCGGCGGGCGCAGAAGCAGATCGACCGGGTGAACTCGGTGCTGCGTGAACAGATCATGGGGGTCGCCGTGATCCGTGCCTTTGTCCGGGAGCGCACGGAGGAGGCCCGGTTCGACGCCGCCAACCGCGACCTGACCGGAACCCAGCTGCGGACCGCGCAGTACATGGCGCTGCTGTTTCCGGCCGCCATGCTGGTGGCCAACCTGGCCTCCGTGGCCGTGGTGTGGTTCGGTGCCTACCGGATTGATGCCGGGCAGATGCAGATCGGCGCGCTCACCGCGTTCCTCGCCTACATCATGCAGATCCTGATGGCCGTGATGATGTCCATGTTCATGATCATGATGCTGCCCCGCGCCGCGGTCTGCGCCGAACGCATCTGCGAGGTCCTCGACACCGAGAGCACCGTGCACGACGCCGAGGGGGCGCCGCCGCTGGTGTACGACGGCGGCACCCTGGCGTTCGACGACGTCGGCTACACCTATCCCGGGGCGGAGGCGCCGGTGCTTTCCGGAATCAGCTTCACCGCGGAGTCGGGGCAGACCACGGCCATCATCGGATCCACCGGCGCCGGCAAATCCACACTGCTGAACCTGGTCCCCAGGCTGCTGGACGCCACCTCGGGGGGAATCAGCATTGACGGCCAGGACATCGAGGAAGTGACGCTGCATTCGCTGCGCAGCGGCATCGGCCTGGTGCCGCAGCGCGCGTACCTGTTTGCCGGCACCATCGGCTCCAATCTGCGCTTCGGCAAGCCGGAGGCCACCGACGCCGAGCTGTGGGAGGCCCTGGAGATTGCGCAGGCCGACGACTTTGTCCGCGCCGCCGAGGGGGCGCTGGAGCACCGGGTGGAGCAGGGAGGGGGCAACTTCTCCGGTGGACAGCGGCAGCGCCTGGCGATTGCCCGCGCCCTGGTCGTCCAGCCCTCGATCTACCTCTTCGACGACAGCTTTTCCGCCCTGGACTTTGCCACCGACGCCCGGCTGCGCGCCGCACTGAAGCAGCGCACCCGCAGCTCCACGGTGCTCATCGTCGCCCAGCGGGTCAACACCATCACCGATGCCGCGCGGATCGTGGTGCTGGAGGAAGGACGGGTCGCCGGGCAGGGCACACATGCGGAGCTGATGGCGGCCTCGCCCACCTACCGCGAAATTGTTGAATCCCAGCTCACGGCGGAGGAAGTGCAGTGA
- a CDS encoding lysophospholipid acyltransferase family protein, whose translation MSVYDLTRASTRGLIASLCRPTVIGLENVPASGAFIVAANHLSFLDSVLTQALMPRPVAFFAKAEYFTGTGVKGAAMRTFFEGVGSIPVERDQQAASVAALQTLLDRLEQGSGIGIYPEGTRSRDGLLYRGRTGVGWLALTSGAPVVPVGLIGTENLQPAGKKWIKPQHFTMKVGRPLYFQKTGPNHALPARRQATDRVMDAIAELSGQERSGSYNQSKPEG comes from the coding sequence ATGAGCGTTTATGACCTGACCCGGGCCTCCACCCGCGGCCTGATCGCTTCCCTGTGCCGGCCCACCGTCATCGGCCTGGAGAATGTTCCGGCCAGCGGCGCGTTCATCGTGGCGGCGAACCACCTGTCGTTTCTGGACAGCGTGCTCACGCAGGCACTGATGCCGCGCCCCGTGGCCTTCTTCGCGAAGGCCGAGTACTTCACCGGCACCGGCGTCAAGGGCGCCGCGATGCGGACCTTTTTTGAGGGCGTGGGATCCATTCCCGTGGAACGGGACCAGCAGGCCGCGTCAGTGGCGGCGCTGCAAACCCTGCTGGACCGGCTTGAGCAGGGCAGCGGGATCGGCATCTACCCGGAGGGCACCCGGTCCCGGGACGGCCTGCTGTACCGCGGGCGGACCGGTGTGGGCTGGCTGGCGCTGACCTCCGGGGCGCCGGTGGTGCCAGTGGGGCTGATCGGCACCGAAAACCTGCAGCCGGCGGGCAAGAAATGGATCAAACCGCAGCATTTCACCATGAAGGTGGGCCGGCCGCTGTACTTCCAAAAGACCGGACCCAACCACGCCCTGCCCGCCCGGCGCCAGGCCACCGACCGCGTCATGGACGCCATTGCCGAGCTCTCCGGGCAGGAACGCTCCGGCAGCTACAACCAGAGCAAGCCCGAAGGGTAA
- the uvrA gene encoding excinuclease ABC subunit UvrA, whose translation MADSANEPHSGNDLSRLIVKGAREHNLRNVDLDLPRDAMIVFTGLSGSGKSSLAFDTIFAEGQRRYVESLSSYARMFLGQVDKPDVDFIEGLSPAVSIDQKSTSKNPRSTVGTITEIYDYMRLLWARVGTPYCPICGEPVSRQTPQQIVDQLLELPEGTRFQILAPVVRGRKGEFVDLFKELAAKGYSRAKVDGEQIQLSDPPKLGKQYKHTIEVVVDRLVAKDGIRQRLTDSVETALGLAEGRILADFVDVDEKSEDRVRPFSEHLACPNEHPLAIDEIEPRSFSFNNPFGACPVCTGIGSRLEVDEELVIPNPNLSLAAGAVAPWALGNATLEYWNRLLAGLAKDMGFSMDVPWKKLPAKAREAILNGKDHKVVVQYKNRFGRERKYSTGFEGVISYIHRKHLETESDSARDRYEEYMREIPCPECGGARLNPASLSVLINGKNIAQVAALPLREAAEFLGGLELTTREAKIGDQVLKEILARLTFLLDVGLEYLSLERAAATLSGGEAQRIRLATQIGSGLVGVLYVLDEPSIGLHQKDNRRLIETLARLRNLGNTLIVVEHDEDTIHEADWVVDIGPGAGERGGEVVHSGSLADLLTNERSLTGAYLSGRRKIEIPAKRRKVDKSRQLKIVGARENNLRNIDVSIPLGVFTAVTGVSGSGKSTLINDILYKTLAAKLNGAKHVSGRHLRIDGLENLDKVIHVDQSPIGRTPRSNPATYTGVWDHIRKLFAETNESKVRGYLPGRFSFNVKGGRCEACHGDGTLKIEMNFLPDVYVPCEVCHGGRFNRETLEVHYKGKNISEVLGMSIEEAAEFFAAFSPIARHLNTLVDVGLGYVRLGQPATTLSGGEAQRVKLAAELQKRSNGRSVYVLDEPTTGLHFEDVRKLLLVLQGLVDKGNTVITIEHNLDVIKSADWIIDMGPEGGNGGGQVIATGTPEKVASSEVSHTGRFLAEMFDKQKGAA comes from the coding sequence ATGGCCGATAGTGCCAACGAGCCGCACAGCGGCAACGATCTCTCCCGCCTCATCGTCAAGGGCGCACGGGAGCACAACCTCCGCAACGTGGATCTGGATCTGCCGCGCGACGCGATGATTGTCTTCACCGGACTTTCCGGATCCGGCAAGTCCTCCCTGGCCTTTGACACGATCTTCGCCGAGGGCCAGCGGCGGTACGTCGAGTCGCTCTCCTCCTACGCGCGGATGTTCCTCGGGCAGGTGGACAAGCCCGACGTCGACTTCATCGAGGGCTTGTCTCCGGCGGTGTCGATCGACCAGAAGTCCACCTCCAAGAACCCGCGCTCCACCGTCGGAACCATCACCGAGATCTACGACTACATGCGCCTGCTCTGGGCCCGTGTCGGCACCCCCTACTGCCCCATCTGCGGCGAGCCCGTGTCACGGCAGACACCGCAGCAGATTGTCGACCAGCTGCTCGAGCTGCCCGAAGGCACCCGGTTCCAGATCCTGGCTCCGGTGGTGCGCGGACGCAAGGGCGAGTTCGTGGACCTGTTCAAGGAGCTCGCCGCCAAGGGCTACTCGCGTGCAAAGGTCGACGGCGAGCAGATCCAGCTCTCCGATCCGCCCAAGCTGGGCAAGCAGTACAAACACACCATCGAGGTGGTGGTGGACCGGCTGGTGGCCAAGGACGGCATCCGGCAGCGCCTGACCGACTCGGTGGAGACCGCGCTGGGCCTGGCCGAGGGCCGGATCCTGGCGGACTTCGTGGACGTCGACGAGAAGAGCGAGGACCGGGTCCGGCCCTTCTCCGAGCACCTGGCGTGCCCGAACGAGCATCCGCTGGCGATCGATGAGATTGAACCCCGGTCCTTCTCCTTCAACAACCCCTTCGGCGCCTGCCCGGTCTGCACCGGCATCGGCAGCCGGCTGGAGGTTGACGAGGAGCTGGTGATCCCCAACCCCAACCTGAGCCTGGCCGCGGGAGCCGTGGCGCCCTGGGCGCTGGGCAACGCCACCCTGGAGTACTGGAACCGGCTGCTGGCCGGCCTGGCCAAGGACATGGGTTTCTCCATGGACGTGCCGTGGAAGAAGCTGCCGGCCAAGGCCCGCGAGGCCATCCTCAACGGCAAGGACCACAAGGTGGTGGTTCAGTACAAGAACCGCTTCGGCCGCGAACGCAAGTACAGCACCGGCTTCGAAGGCGTCATCTCCTACATCCACCGCAAGCACCTCGAGACCGAATCGGACAGCGCCCGTGACCGGTACGAGGAGTACATGCGGGAAATCCCCTGCCCCGAGTGCGGCGGAGCCCGGCTGAACCCGGCGTCGCTGTCGGTGCTGATCAACGGAAAGAACATTGCCCAGGTGGCCGCCCTGCCCCTGCGCGAGGCGGCCGAGTTCCTCGGCGGGCTGGAACTCACGACCCGCGAAGCGAAGATCGGCGACCAGGTCCTGAAGGAAATCCTGGCCCGCCTGACCTTCCTGCTCGACGTCGGGCTCGAGTACCTGAGCCTGGAGCGGGCAGCGGCCACCCTCTCCGGCGGCGAGGCGCAGCGCATCCGCCTGGCCACCCAGATCGGCTCCGGCCTGGTGGGCGTCCTCTACGTCCTCGACGAGCCCTCCATCGGACTGCACCAGAAGGACAACCGGCGCCTCATTGAGACCCTGGCCCGGCTGCGCAACCTCGGCAACACCCTGATCGTCGTGGAGCACGACGAAGACACCATCCACGAAGCCGACTGGGTGGTGGACATCGGACCGGGTGCGGGTGAGCGCGGCGGCGAAGTGGTGCACTCCGGCTCCCTGGCGGACCTGCTCACCAACGAGCGGTCCCTGACCGGCGCGTACCTGTCCGGCCGCCGGAAGATCGAGATCCCGGCCAAACGCCGCAAGGTGGACAAGTCCCGCCAGCTGAAGATCGTCGGGGCGCGGGAAAACAACCTGCGCAACATCGACGTGTCCATTCCGCTCGGTGTCTTCACCGCGGTGACGGGTGTCAGCGGATCCGGCAAGTCCACGCTGATCAACGACATCCTGTACAAGACGCTGGCCGCCAAGCTCAACGGCGCCAAGCACGTGTCCGGGCGGCACCTGCGCATTGACGGGCTGGAGAACCTGGACAAGGTCATCCACGTGGACCAGAGCCCGATCGGCCGCACCCCGCGCTCCAACCCGGCCACCTACACCGGCGTCTGGGACCACATCCGCAAGCTCTTCGCGGAGACCAACGAGTCCAAGGTCCGCGGCTACCTGCCCGGCCGCTTCTCCTTCAACGTCAAGGGTGGCCGCTGCGAAGCCTGCCACGGCGACGGCACGCTGAAGATTGAAATGAACTTCCTGCCGGACGTCTACGTGCCCTGCGAGGTCTGCCACGGCGGACGGTTCAACCGCGAAACCCTCGAGGTGCACTACAAGGGCAAGAACATTTCCGAGGTCCTGGGCATGTCCATCGAGGAGGCTGCGGAGTTCTTCGCCGCGTTCTCGCCGATTGCCCGGCACCTGAACACGCTCGTTGACGTCGGGCTGGGCTATGTCCGGCTCGGCCAGCCGGCCACCACCCTGTCCGGCGGCGAGGCGCAGCGCGTGAAGCTGGCGGCGGAACTGCAGAAGCGCTCCAACGGGCGCAGCGTGTACGTGCTCGACGAGCCGACCACCGGCCTGCATTTCGAGGATGTCCGCAAGCTGCTGCTGGTCCTGCAGGGACTGGTGGACAAGGGCAACACGGTGATCACCATCGAGCACAACCTTGACGTGATCAAGAGCGCCGACTGGATCATCGACATGGGTCCGGAAGGCGGAAACGGCGGCGGACAGGTGATTGCCACCGGAACACCGGAAAAGGTGGCGTCCTCCGAGGTCAGCCACACCGGCAGGTTCCTTGCCGAAATGTTCGACAAGCAAAAGGGCGCGGCGTAG
- a CDS encoding APC family permease, with protein sequence MAKSPSSSSSTPASPQKPQIGLVACVAFGVGTTVGGGVFTLSGTAVNLAGPGAVLSYIIAGLVMSLCALSFIVVCTRAEDGESGYGPIGTILSPLWRFVVMWAFYLNGATIIAYLVTSFGEYLRGYFLPAAGTLVLALAATALVTLLNLGPTAVVARAETWVVGIKLALLLLFAVWGLTELRPDDLARPLPHGTGGVFSAAALLFTAYTGFNVITNMAGSVKNPRKTVPRAILLTILVSGAIYLGTVLAMIASGITTFTATGVSQAAEIVMGPWGGVLVALAACLSTLSGANANVLGASEVILRMVARGDVPPALGRHTRKGHPYVSVLLLGIITVLLVLLNDTTFVVSVANVAAIIAMIVVSIAAAVLGFRKWPGEGARLPWGPAIPVLAVLAAASQLPSLDPAALLTGVLLTAVGGVLYLTRHYDRGGRGTRASANRQIDNLSTPLMRAARRHPSGRP encoded by the coding sequence GTGGCAAAATCACCGTCCTCGTCGTCGTCCACCCCGGCATCCCCGCAGAAACCGCAGATCGGCCTTGTGGCCTGCGTGGCCTTCGGCGTGGGCACGACGGTGGGCGGCGGCGTTTTCACCCTCTCCGGCACCGCCGTAAACCTGGCCGGCCCCGGGGCCGTGCTGAGCTACATCATTGCGGGCCTGGTCATGTCCCTGTGCGCCCTGTCATTCATTGTGGTGTGCACGCGGGCGGAAGACGGCGAATCGGGCTACGGGCCCATCGGCACCATCCTGAGTCCGCTCTGGCGGTTCGTCGTGATGTGGGCGTTCTATCTCAACGGTGCCACGATCATCGCGTACCTGGTGACCTCCTTCGGCGAGTATCTGAGAGGTTATTTCCTGCCGGCCGCCGGCACACTGGTGCTGGCCCTGGCAGCCACCGCGCTGGTCACGCTGCTGAATCTGGGCCCGACGGCGGTGGTGGCGAGGGCGGAAACCTGGGTGGTGGGGATCAAGCTGGCCCTGCTGCTGCTTTTTGCCGTGTGGGGCCTCACCGAGCTGCGCCCGGACGACCTGGCCCGGCCGCTGCCCCACGGAACCGGCGGAGTGTTCTCTGCCGCCGCCCTGCTGTTCACTGCCTACACCGGGTTCAACGTCATTACCAACATGGCCGGCTCGGTCAAAAACCCGCGCAAAACGGTTCCCCGTGCCATCCTGCTCACCATCCTGGTCTCGGGAGCCATTTACCTGGGCACGGTCCTGGCCATGATCGCCAGCGGAATCACCACGTTCACGGCAACCGGCGTCTCCCAGGCCGCCGAGATTGTCATGGGCCCATGGGGTGGAGTGCTGGTGGCCCTGGCAGCCTGCCTCTCCACCCTGTCCGGAGCCAACGCCAATGTGCTCGGCGCCTCCGAAGTGATCCTGCGCATGGTGGCGCGCGGCGATGTGCCGCCGGCGCTGGGCCGGCACACCCGCAAGGGGCACCCGTATGTGAGCGTGCTGTTGCTGGGAATAATCACCGTGCTGCTGGTGCTGCTCAACGACACCACCTTCGTCGTGTCCGTCGCCAACGTGGCGGCCATCATTGCCATGATCGTGGTGAGCATTGCCGCGGCCGTCCTCGGTTTCCGGAAATGGCCGGGAGAGGGTGCGAGGCTGCCGTGGGGTCCTGCAATTCCCGTCCTTGCGGTCCTGGCGGCCGCCAGCCAGCTGCCCTCACTGGACCCTGCCGCCCTGCTTACCGGAGTCCTGCTGACCGCCGTCGGCGGGGTGCTGTACTTGACCCGGCATTACGACCGCGGCGGCCGGGGAACCCGGGCCTCCGCCAACCGGCAGATCGACAACCTGAGCACGCCGCTGATGCGGGCGGCCCGCCGGCATCCGTCCGGGCGGCCTTAG
- a CDS encoding HAD hydrolase-like protein: MKESRLLVLFDLDGTLVDPAGSITGGISTALAASGLPVPPAAELQRMVGPALVTSLREIAGVPEARVNEVIAHYRAGYRDTGMAQSRPYPGIEAAVSRLRADGSVVAVATQKPEPLAQELLRVQGLSELFDSVHGSPADEQAAAALDGKTTIIRAALDRHAGTYDRAVMVGDRRHDVEGAAANGLDCIGVSWGFAGDGELAAAGAAAVVDSAEELLAALLTEHSFRVQERACAHERL, encoded by the coding sequence GTGAAAGAATCCCGGCTCTTAGTGCTCTTCGACCTTGACGGAACCCTGGTGGATCCGGCGGGCAGCATCACCGGCGGCATCAGCACCGCCCTCGCCGCCAGCGGCCTGCCCGTCCCTCCGGCGGCGGAACTCCAGCGAATGGTCGGACCTGCGCTTGTGACATCGCTGCGGGAAATCGCCGGCGTTCCGGAAGCCCGCGTTAATGAGGTCATCGCACACTACCGCGCCGGCTACCGGGACACCGGAATGGCGCAGAGCCGCCCCTACCCGGGCATCGAGGCAGCCGTCTCGCGGCTGCGCGCCGACGGCAGCGTCGTGGCCGTCGCCACCCAGAAGCCCGAACCGCTGGCGCAGGAACTGCTCCGCGTGCAGGGACTTTCGGAACTCTTCGACTCCGTGCACGGCTCACCCGCCGACGAGCAGGCCGCAGCGGCCCTCGACGGCAAGACCACCATCATCCGGGCTGCGCTGGACCGGCACGCCGGCACGTATGACCGCGCCGTCATGGTGGGGGACCGCCGGCACGACGTGGAGGGAGCAGCAGCCAACGGCCTGGACTGCATCGGCGTCAGCTGGGGCTTTGCCGGCGACGGCGAGCTGGCAGCGGCCGGTGCGGCCGCCGTCGTCGATTCGGCGGAGGAATTGCTGGCGGCGCTGCTGACGGAGCACAGCTTCCGTGTGCAGGAAAGGGCCTGCGCACATGAGCGTTTATGA
- a CDS encoding MBL fold metallo-hydrolase: MIDLENVTIRSRSVGDMDNNVYVITAKDTGAQVLIDAADDLPAIRELLDEAAADAAVPAKVELIITTHSHWDHVRALAAAVQATGARTAAGSEDIPDIMVRTDVPLEHGDIGRFDGFELEAIKLRGHTPGSVALLYRDPSGPAHLFTGDSLFPGGLGNTQKDPERFASLYADVLERVFEYLPDDTVVHPGHGAGTTLGAERPHLPEWKQRGW; the protein is encoded by the coding sequence ATGATTGATTTGGAGAACGTCACCATTCGCAGCCGGTCCGTGGGCGACATGGACAACAATGTCTACGTCATCACCGCCAAGGACACCGGGGCGCAGGTGCTCATTGATGCCGCCGATGACTTGCCCGCGATCAGGGAGCTGCTGGACGAAGCAGCCGCCGATGCCGCTGTTCCCGCGAAGGTGGAGCTGATCATCACCACGCACAGCCACTGGGACCATGTCCGGGCGCTTGCCGCCGCCGTGCAGGCCACCGGAGCCCGGACCGCCGCCGGCAGCGAGGACATTCCGGACATCATGGTGCGCACCGACGTGCCGCTGGAACACGGAGACATCGGCCGCTTCGACGGTTTCGAACTGGAAGCCATCAAGCTTCGAGGGCACACCCCGGGATCCGTGGCCCTGCTGTACCGCGATCCGAGCGGTCCGGCGCACCTGTTTACCGGGGATTCGCTCTTTCCCGGCGGGCTGGGCAACACCCAGAAGGATCCGGAGCGCTTCGCTTCCCTCTATGCCGACGTATTAGAACGTGTGTTCGAATACCTTCCTGATGACACGGTGGTGCACCCGGGACACGGTGCCGGCACCACCCTCGGCGCCGAGCGCCCGCACCTGCCGGAGTGGAAGCAACGCGGCTGGTAG
- a CDS encoding GntR family transcriptional regulator, translating to MSDDVLSWVRIDAASTVPPFEQLRVQILDAANEGRLAVGTRLPPVRALAARLGLAVNTVARAYRELEQAEVVTTRSRAGTVIAAAGDNGRRRVAEAARVFADSVRANGLDPQEAVTYVETALRLR from the coding sequence ATGAGTGACGACGTCCTGTCCTGGGTCCGCATCGACGCCGCAAGCACGGTTCCCCCGTTTGAGCAGTTGAGGGTTCAGATCCTTGATGCCGCCAATGAGGGGCGCCTTGCCGTGGGAACCCGCCTGCCTCCGGTCCGCGCGCTCGCCGCCCGGCTGGGCCTTGCCGTCAACACCGTGGCCCGGGCGTACCGCGAACTGGAACAGGCCGAAGTGGTCACCACGCGCTCGCGGGCAGGAACCGTCATCGCAGCCGCCGGAGACAACGGACGGCGGCGGGTGGCCGAGGCGGCACGGGTCTTTGCCGATTCCGTCCGCGCCAACGGCCTTGATCCGCAAGAGGCCGTGACCTACGTCGAGACGGCTCTTCGCCTGCGGTGA